The following proteins are encoded in a genomic region of Sphaeramia orbicularis chromosome 2, fSphaOr1.1, whole genome shotgun sequence:
- the LOC115433601 gene encoding claudin-10-like: MGNMATEIVAFLLTISGWILVSSTLPTDYWKVSSVDGTVITTATFWSNLWKTCVTDSTGVSNCKDFPSMLALDAYIQVCRGLMITAVCLGFFGASLALVGMKCTKIGGSETTKARLTVLSGFHFILSGLCCMTACSIYARRITTDFFDPLFVAQKFELGAALFIGWAGSVLCILGGLVFCLSLSDGFSLRTEYSYNGAASFVTTRHKQSKPASSLHKETREPPRQFGRNAYV, translated from the exons ATGGGCAACATGGCAACAGAGATCGTCGCCTTTCTCCTCACCATCTCTGGGTGGATCCTGGTGTCTTCCACCCTGCCCACTGACTACTGGAAAGTGTCCTCTGTAGATGGGACTGTCATCACCACAGCTACATTTTGGTCCAATCTATGGAAAACCTGTGTGACCGATTCCACCGGTGTGTCCAACTGCAAGGACTTTCCTTCAATGCTGGCTCTGGACG CCTACATTCAGGTTTGTCGGGGTCTGATGATCACCGCTGTGTGTCTGGGTTTCTTTGGTGCCTCCCTCGCCTTGGTAGGAATGAAGTGCACCAAAATAGGGGGCTCCGAGACCACCAAAGCACGTCTCACCGTCCTGTCTGGCTTCCACTTTATTCTAAGCG GCCTCTGCTGCATGACTGCATGCTCCATCTATGCTCGGCGGATCACAACTGACTTCTTTGATCCCCTCTTTGTTGCCCAGAA GTTTGAGCTGGGAGCTGCTCTCTTCATCGGCTGGGCCGGTTCTGTGCTGTGTATTTTAGGTGGACTTGTCTTCTGCCTCTCCCTGTCTGACGGCTTCAGTTTGAG GACAGAGTACTCCTACAATGGAGCTGCATCCTTTGTGACAACACGCCACAAACAGAGTAAACCAGCCAGCAGCCTGCACAAGGAAACACGAGAGCCACCGAGGCAGTTTGGAAGAAACGCCTACGTCTGA